From the Arvicola amphibius chromosome 2, mArvAmp1.2, whole genome shotgun sequence genome, one window contains:
- the LOC119806823 gene encoding anionic trypsin-2-like, which translates to MSALLFLALVGAAVAFPVDDDKIVGGYTCQKNSVPYQVSLNSGYHFCGGSLINNQWVVSAAHCYKSRIQVRLGEHNINVAEGTEQYVTASKIIKHPSFSSSTLNNDIMLIKLASPVTLNAKVATVALPTSCAAAGTQCLISGWGNTLSSGVNNPDQLQCLNAPILSQSACQSAYPGQITSNMICVGYLEGGKDSCQGDSGGPVVCNGQLQGIVSWGYGCAQKNLPGVYTKVCNYVTWIKNTIAAN; encoded by the exons ATGAGTGCACTCCTGTTCCTGGCCCTTGTGGGAGCTGCTG TTGCTTTCCCTGTCGACGATGATAAGATCGTTGGAGGATACACCTGCCAGAAGAATTCTGTCCCCTACCAGGTATCTCTGAACTCTGGCTACCACTTCTGTGGAGGCTCCCTCATCAATAACCAATGGGTGGTGTCTGCAGCTCATTGCTACAAGAG CCGCATCCAAGTGAGACTGGGAGAACACAACATCAATGTCGCAGAAGGCACTGAGCAGTATGTCACTGCCTCCAAGATCATCAAGCATCCCAGCTTTAGCTCCTCAACCCTGAACAATGACATCATGCTGATCAAGCTCGCTTCCCCTGTGACCCTCAATGCCAAAGTGGCCACTGTAGCTCTGCCCACCTCCTGTGCAGCTGCTGGCACTCAGTGCCTCATCTCTGGCTGGGGCAACACCTTGAGCTCTGGCG TGAACAACCCAGACCAGCTCCAGTGCCTGAATGCCCCAATCCTGTCTCAGTCTGCCTGTCAATCCGCCTACCCTGGACAGATAACCAGTAACATGATTTGTGTTGGCTACCTGGAGGGAGGCAAAGATTCCTGCCAG GGTGACTCTGGTGGCCCTGTGGTCTGCAATGGACAGCTCCAGGGCATTGTCTCCTGGGGCTATGGCTGTGCCCAGAAGAATCTCCCTGGTGTGTACACCAAGGTCTGCAACTATGTTACCTGGATTAAGAACACCATTGCTGCCAACTAA